A part of Pectobacterium cacticida genomic DNA contains:
- the mepA gene encoding penicillin-insensitive murein endopeptidase, whose amino-acid sequence MKHAYIGILALSLSTTLWSHAAWAKTPWQEIAHPVAGAPQSIGSFSNGCIIGAQPLPLQSPDYQVMRVDQRRYFGHPNLLAFIQRLSRDVKRTTSGIVLVGDMGMPVGGRFSSGHASHQSGLDVDIWLQLPRQRWSEQQLLRPQPIDLVKANGLSVNPRVWRSDVTTLIKTAALDSNVTRIFVNPAIKKQLCAEAGDDRDWLRKVRPWFAHRAHMHVRLRCPAESLECQDQIEPPPGDGCGAELTSWFQPKQPGGKAPEKTTPPPLPASCQALLDRHFTTR is encoded by the coding sequence ATGAAACACGCGTACATTGGTATTCTCGCACTGTCGCTGAGCACGACACTTTGGTCGCATGCCGCATGGGCGAAGACGCCCTGGCAGGAGATCGCACATCCGGTTGCAGGTGCGCCGCAGTCGATCGGGAGTTTTTCCAATGGCTGTATCATTGGCGCCCAACCGTTGCCTTTACAATCGCCAGATTATCAGGTGATGCGTGTCGATCAACGGCGTTATTTCGGTCACCCCAATCTTTTGGCGTTTATTCAGCGCCTGAGCCGCGATGTTAAGCGCACAACGTCGGGTATTGTGTTGGTGGGCGATATGGGTATGCCTGTCGGCGGGCGTTTCAGCAGCGGTCATGCCAGCCATCAATCCGGGCTGGATGTCGACATCTGGTTGCAGTTGCCCAGGCAGCGTTGGAGTGAGCAACAGTTACTGAGGCCACAGCCAATCGATCTGGTGAAGGCCAACGGGCTTAGCGTCAATCCGCGTGTCTGGCGATCTGACGTCACCACCTTGATTAAAACCGCCGCATTAGACAGCAATGTGACGCGTATCTTCGTCAATCCGGCGATTAAAAAACAGCTTTGCGCCGAAGCGGGAGACGATCGCGATTGGCTGCGTAAAGTCCGCCCCTGGTTCGCGCATCGCGCACATATGCATGTGCGTCTGCGCTGTCCGGCGGAGAGCCTGGAGTGCCAGGATCAGATCGAACCGCCACCCGGTGACGGGTGTGGGGCAGAGCTAACCAGTTGGTTCCAGCCGAAGCAGCCAGGTGGTAAAGCGCCAGAGAAAACAACGCCGCCGCCATTGCCCGCCTCTTGTCAGGCCTTACTCGACAGACATTTTACTACGAGATAA